The DNA region gtttttctttttattacttttcgcTTTTAAACTTATGATGCTTTTAGAATGTTTCAGTTTACATTAGCAATTTtgggattttaaatatttataaattatattttcttattgaaaaaaaaaactgcttttaggacaaaatgtttaaacattGTTGTGGGATATTTAAGATGCCGTTTTGTATAGCCTCAAGGAATGATTTTCAAGCTTATGAGCAAATAAGAAGTTTGTAGAATTTGTATGACAATGTttgcaacaaatttaattttcttataaaattactatgATGTGAATATCCCTTAGTGCAATGGTcatcaaatttttgaagtttttgagCTACCATGCCGTTTTTAGTCCTTAATGTAGGCtatcaataatgaaaaaattttattttttttaaaaaattctctttatcactgaaacaatgatttaaagaatattatattttacattactttCTCATGCACTAAAGCATTTATCAGGTAAttaatttatctgaaataaatgttttaaattcttagtttagatttagtttattatatctCTGTAATTAATATAAGATTTTGTCAAGGTTATTTGCTTTTTGCGCGCATagataaattctaatttttaaagatttcattaaagcTAATCAAAAAGCAATGTATGTGTCTCaaacaagttattattttaagcttaaaattgCAGCTTTAAGTGAATTAGaaagtatatatatgtatatcgAGGCTCATATGCCCCTGGAAATACGtgagaaattgaaatttgaaccaAAGGTCGAGGGGAAACgtaatttttcctcaaaatctAAACTATCCacaaagtatgttttttttNttttttttttttttttttttttttttttttttttttttttttttttttttttttttttgcaaaaaaatttcttaattatttgataaacaaATATTGATCCCAttcactaataaatatttaattttgaattggatgggatattttttaatccaaattttttttttttttttttttNttttttttttttaatttttttttttttttttttttgtacttaatgaattttccagatttgtaatttttacatattttagtcTATGTGATGATTGTATTGAATTAACAGTTCGAAACAAACtaagtttccctaagtttaaattttaaatgtagtattctaagaaaatatatctacttttacaaacatcgtgtgtgcattcttattaatattaaatcataattttttttgtaaataaataactctttaagtttacttaatgcgtaacacaataaaagtgatatattactaagttgtgttatttaaaataagccattgaaattattaaaaatgtgagtgattttgtttccattattctttcgaaatgaatatttgtatgttgcatctctaatttaataGTAGCtattgttgagcagaatcttgtatctatttacaattaaaaaaactccttgaaaaggtttttagcaatttttgcaataacaggaccctatttacacaaattcacaaaagcgggaccctggttgaaagaatgtgacttaatgcttattatttttttattcacaaaatgtatatatttgtgTCCATAGTTAATGTACtagttaagttaatttttaattaaatacttaatcaaactttttattctagaatttaacaataatttttattttagaacagtGAAGATTTTGTTCCGAAATGGAAATTTAAGCTGGTAAGAGTTTCTGCTCATCGTTGGGAACAAGAAGCAATCAAAATACAGAAGTCCTTACAAGAGattattgataatttagaaaaaaaactcaaagtTCATGCTGAAAAAATCGattcattagaaaaagaaaaagtaaaatcagaATTAGAACTCAATCAAAGAATCAGAACTCTTGAAGAGGAAAACAAAATGCTTGATGAAGAGGTATGATgactctttatttataaatattttattgcaattgcaCAAATCAATCAAGTGTACCTAACCAGATAGCTTTGTTAAGACAGCACAACAAAATTACGACAgttgtaataaattgaaatttattataggtttttttcaatacttttaaagataGGTTATTTGTCTGTAGATGGCNTTcatccgaaatgaatattctgtgttgagcagtataggctaaataccaaatatttgtatgttgcatctctaatttaatagtagcaattgttgagcagaatcttgtatctatttacaattgaaaaactccttgaaaagatttttagcaatttttgcaataacaggaccctatttacacaaattcacaaaagcaggaccctggttggaagaatgtgacttaaggcttattttatattcacaaaatatgactagttttttcacaattttacaaaaacatgacctttcacaaaatgtctggacagacccctgtatataTTTGTGTCCATAGTTAATGTACtagttaagttaatttttaattaaatattttatcaaccttttttattctagaatttatttaactataatagtttctattttattttattttagaacagtGAAGATTTTGTTCCGAAATGGAAATTTAAGCTTGTGAGAGTTTCTGCTCATCGTTGGGAACAAGAagcaatcaaaatacaaaagtcCTTACAAGAGATTATtgatgatttagaaaaaaaactcaaagtTCAAGCtgaaaaaatcaattcattagaaaaagaaaaagtaaaatcagaATTAGAACTCAATCAAAGAATCAGAACTCTTGAAGAGGAAAACAAAATGCTTGATGAAGAGGTATgatgattctttatttataaatattttattgcaattgcaCAAATCAATCAAGTGTACCTTCCCAGATAGCTTTGTTAACACAGCACAACAAAATTGCGACAGTCACATATACTCATTTGTGAAATCACATATAGTTTTTGAAGCATCAATGTGCAAGTCACAAAAGCTATGTTTGCCTTTGGGTACGTCACatatatggtaatttttaatggGAACACTTGACTTATTCTATTATTAATCTATGCATTTTGGAAAATGCATTGTTCAACATGCACCATTGAAGAGAGCATACCCCAGCCTCGCGTTTAAATTAGTCCacttaatatataaaacaaaaataatcattagaacattttttcaaaccaatactaatcttgtaaaaaagaacaaaaattatttgttaaccAATTTATTCTGGTttcttctataatttaaattttatccccaactaaaatgttttgtcaTCTTAAGTAACTTTTAAGCTACTTCAAAACCATTCACAACCttttgctaaagaaaaaaaggcaGTTGCTATTAACCAAATTCCAAAGATCAAAACTTCTTAAGAGTTCAAATGCTGTGACACTTCTCAAAATGTTCTATTTTCGGTGATATTGTTACTGCAACTATCATACgagtttttcgtttatttattcaaatgaacaATGTCAAAGAAGACCACTGTTTTTAAAGCTGTTGTATAGGTTAGTGACTAGTGCTTCGactttttttaccaaataatacattacaaataaataattaaatatcaccAAAATCaactaatgaaatttaatgaagaattgCTAGAATAAAGCTTTTATAGAACAAAGCTATTCAACGCATTTAacaaatcaaagaattttaatctttatacaGGAAACTATAAGTTCAATTTTAAGTGATAGCATCAATTCTGATTTTGAGCTACACCTTGAAAAGAATATGCTAgctattgtaaaataaaaactaaaaaaaacttccactgcgtaaattttttccttattatagggattaattattttgagttttcaaatttaataagttcataatttaaaattcttatatttctcCCTATTTCTTTATAAACATTACCTCCatgcattttgttttagttaagtATTTTTACTTTCGTTTGTGTCAGTATTTCTGTGCATGAAACTTTAACTTTATTCctattcctttttaataaaaacacaaatttttaatgtcaCTGATTGTTATTAtgccagttataaaattagaaacctaatacaaaaaaaaaaaattatagttattagcACATAAACTTATGTTTTTACTGGGTAGCCCAAATATGTCAAGATAGAAACATAAGTTTCTGTGTTCAGCTTAAATCAGGATATTTGtctcatcaaatttaaaaaattagttacaaagtcAACTGAGCACACTGCTGATTGAAAAATAGTACAAAACAATGTTTCCACtggcattttaattttgtcctcCTCAAGTTTCAATATGTTGCAGCAAATCATGGTTTATTGTTTTGAGAACATTATTTAGTGAGTATGTTCAGTGACAATCTCTGGTGACAagttttgtaatgatttttcgAACCATTGTTCATTTTTGGAACTCCTGGTGTTTCAAAGTTTTACTtgtattaaaaaagttctttttttttcaggctGAGGAGCTCAGTGAAGATTTTAAGAAGCTAGAGCTCTCCGAAAATAGAGATAAACTGAAGCTTTATGAAACTATAGATGCTTTGAAGGAAAAACTAGAGAAGACTGTAAAAGAATGCAATGAGTTGAAGGCTTGTGAGTTCCATTCTTATGAAATTCTATTATTCAGGGatgtttttctgattttttttatttttcaaaaaaagttccgtttttttttcgaattcctgaaaaaattaattttttatgctttttcttattaatgtaaattacattcttgctatttaaaattagacCGAGATTTGTATTAACGCGATTTTAAATCGCACATTGCGATTCAtattcttacaatttaaaatcgCACATAGTGATCTGTATgggatttaaaattactcatAGCTATTCATATTCACGTTATTTAAAAGTCATACATCGAGGATCGCATTTGCATGACATTCAAATCACTCATTAAGGTCAGCATTcatacaatattgaaaaatttgtacattaaaattttttactgaaacgtTATATTATAAGGATATATGCTTCCTACTTACATTTGCTTTCTTGCtcaaatttcaagtatttttagtgaaagtgtattttgcacttaactttttagattttattatttttagcattaaagttttgttttaagaattaagatgatatttttttgatagctgttagtcaattttttatttttatatcttaaatgtttttaagtatcttaatatctaattatctttattattctaaatatttttgttaaagttcTTTTCTCATTACCCTTTACCAACAATACAgctaagttttgtttttcaataatgacttaacttatttctatttaaaaaaatatttattgattttttaaaaaaaagaaaaaaatattgctattcagctgtaaaatattcagtattcagacttttttttttttttttttttttNtttttttttttttttttttttttttttgccaaattaCTATTCGTTGCATccctaattataataaatagtatagattttaaaattcagcataaaactaaaatagaacTATAAAAAGTTCAAATCAATCAAATATCTACCTTTTATCACAAGAAAAGTAATCATTGCTATTGTTGACAGATTCTTTCCACCTTATTAAACTAAACTAAGTTAATCATTTGTATAGAATGTTAAGTTGTGCAATTCTgtgataaaaatacaattttttttatacatctgttgaattatgcatttttactttaaaatgagtatttttaaattggtatttCTTAAAAGTATATATGGGAGTAActtaagcaattatttattcacTAGGAAATTTTTCGTTTACTGTATTACTTCATGTTacctttttgtattttctttttttcagcaaGCATAGGCAAATAAATATGACGGCAGATGGTGAATAGAAGAAAggcatattttaagatattgtgtgacttgaaatattttgatacctatttcatgtaaaataattttaaccgtGTGTCCAATCTGTTATTCTGAacgtgtaaatttttattttaaattttttgtgtgtatattaagtatttttatattttgaactcatctttttagatttttgtaatCTAGTTTGTTGTCTAGTTTGTAAATTTGCaacgtttatttttataaaattgaatttttaaatttgtgtaaagaattttcatttctgAATCCATCTTATTAGAGTTGTTACAATATAGTACAACAAGAGTGCCCATACTTGAGGCCCCAGAATAGACAGTTTGTAACTCCCTATCCTCCTACTGAAAGATAATTGTTCAtaacaagcattaaaaaaaaatttgaacattttcaaactaatttcaatacatgttataataataataaaaagtcaaatgattatctttttgaatatttttacgaaaaaattccttaagccaagcattattaaaacaaatgtagttgttaactttgtttaaaattcataaagtaTACAGtttatatacagtaaaaaatatattttctctgagaaaattaaaaacaagtcattaaataataagacTCGCTCTAATAAACTTcagatgttttttaatttgctgtattagtcttttattatttaaaacgaggccatattttcttattatactAAGGCAGAATTTTCGACCGGGGGTTGGGGTGTTCCCCTTAACGGGAATTTCATAGTTTCAAGGTCAATCAGATTACTCTTAATTTCGACACCAACTTTTTTGCATCATCAGAAAATGAATAAGGGTAATGTGATCTTAAACTCTCAAAGAAgctaaatttagtaaaaaatccCTTTAGTTTGTCTTGATGTTTTGCAAcataaatttcttgaattcaatgataattttcagcaagaaacaagttttttaaaaaaaaagaaatccatcacataattttttttctgtgttggAAGATAGTTTATCAGAGCACTGTTTCCATTTCAGTTGACTTATCTTTGCAAGTGAGGCTTGTCAATTAAATTACAGATGAAAACTATTTAGAGAAATAGATTGAAAGGGGCATGTGTCTTTTCTTTGCACGGAACTCTCCTTGTATCCCATAATTAACggagaggaaaaaaacattacagGCATCCTATTTAACAAAAAGTGACAACACAAAGGTTTGCTATACtagtacttttaatatttaaagtattgtaGGAAACGTTAAAGCTAGTCTTGAAGAGAATTCGTGGCAAACAAAAAAGAACCGTCATGACAACtgtgaaaaatttgtttcaagaacAGAAGCTCTAACTCATATTCACTAGAAAATTTGTACAATGCTGAAGTAAGGAGTGTAATGAAAGCAGGGTGCTTGGAACGACCCAAAATGTTTTCACNcctaatatttcttttattactgcgtaatgtaatcctagtagctactaattcattgtgtaatttatataaatgtttgtaataaataagaaaaaataatatttttatttagaagcgacgggttagtttcaaaggaggatgggtacattgttggacattccgtcctcggggacgggtaaaatttctgagttttttcgagccctgcctTGGAGCGACCcaaaatttttcactatttgACAAACTTTGCTTATCTATTCGACATATTTACGAAAATTCATTTTCccttatttaacttaaaaaaacacacatttaaTCATGATCAACGcgttttactttctttaaatttctaattcatttggagtaattaaattgtaaagctCTGTGGATTGGGGAGCAATGAATAGCTGAGGGCGTATCTtgtaatgtaattataaaatgtaaaaaactatCAAGATACAAAGCATTGGGTTACtagataaaattaagaagaaaagaatGAGATGCTTGCTCCGAAGTAACTGCGTCAGAAATTTTGGGGAATAGTGAGCAAGAAGCCTTGGAATTAAAATGTCTTAAGTGATAATCCCTCTAGTgactataaaagaaaatatatatgtgtCCATTAAATTGGGACGAGGCTTTTATAAAATCCCTTCGAAtctatgatgaaaaaaatttatataaattatcaagagtaattttaaaaataataatttttatttaatctgtttatatgatggttttattaattaaattattattaattatgtagattaacttgaaaaattaaacttagtcATGTGTcatgtcttttttattattgttcttttaaatacaacaaatatattttaaataacttcagcacacttttttttttgtaattgtttttttctttgtttttcttaactatttaaaatatattttcattttaaatcaagatTCTCTTtctatctattttatttctgtctAACATTTGAGGAgattactaaattatttgattCATAGGATAGTAAAAAAGTTATACCCTCAACTAAACTGTGAATCAGTTTATTTAACAAATGGTTCATCATTTATTGAT from Parasteatoda tepidariorum isolate YZ-2023 chromosome 2, CAS_Ptep_4.0, whole genome shotgun sequence includes:
- the LOC139424847 gene encoding moesin-like, which gives rise to MSGQTPNSEDFVPKWKFKLVRVSAHRWEQEAIKIQKSLQEIIDDLEKKLKVQAEKINSLEKEKVKSELELNQRIRTLEEENKMLDEEAEELSEDFKKLELSENRDKLKLYETIDALKEKLEKTVKECNELKASSIGK